One bacterium DNA window includes the following coding sequences:
- a CDS encoding NADH-quinone oxidoreductase subunit I: MKIQILAFLPELLKHLFRKTATVDYPFQKLVAPEGFRGTPVLYPEKCIVCKACVRDCPAEAIEIVPVSETEKKFKMTIHNDRCVHCAQCVDSCPTDAMGMNKEFELAVFDRHNLKIEYVYVKSTPSPRTTPTPNTPKT; this comes from the coding sequence ATGAAAATACAAATACTTGCTTTTTTACCGGAGTTATTAAAACATTTATTTAGAAAAACTGCTACGGTTGATTACCCCTTTCAGAAGTTAGTAGCCCCCGAAGGCTTCAGAGGAACGCCTGTTTTATATCCTGAGAAATGCATTGTGTGTAAAGCTTGTGTCCGTGATTGTCCTGCAGAAGCAATAGAAATCGTTCCCGTATCAGAAACCGAAAAGAAATTCAAGATGACAATTCACAATGACCGTTGTGTGCACTGCGCACAGTGCGTGGATTCCTGCCCAACCGATGCTATGGGAATGAACAAAGAATTCGAGCTTGCCGTTTTTGACAGACATAATTTGAAGATTGAGTATGTGTACGTAAAAAGCACTCCCTCCCCGAGAACAACTCCTACTCCAAACACGCCCAAAACATAA
- a CDS encoding complex I subunit 1 family protein — MDILKTLLYLFVYPGLLFLLIYSTFCEWFDRKLYARFQNRMGPMHTGQSGILQPIADIIKLLFKEDIVPEKADKSIFSALPVFGLAIVCTAALYLPVWHYCTKVSFNSFPGDLIVVAFLLSLPTLIFFLAGWHSTNFFATIGAVRVLTMLFGYEVPLLLALLSPAILADSWRLSEIAAFYQANPFLLLANILGFCIAVITLQAKLERVPFDIPHAETEIVGGVFTEYSGKKLAFFRLLSDIEMVVGAGLIATVFMGGFPGGLWWGLLNFVIKTMVIIFLLSAMRAACSRIRIDQMVSFSWHYLAPLAVLQIFIVIILKGFLR, encoded by the coding sequence ATGGATATCTTAAAAACTTTGTTATATCTTTTTGTATACCCGGGATTATTATTTTTGTTAATCTATTCTACTTTTTGCGAGTGGTTTGACAGAAAACTTTACGCAAGATTCCAAAATCGTATGGGGCCTATGCATACAGGGCAATCCGGAATTCTGCAGCCGATAGCAGATATAATCAAACTTTTATTTAAGGAAGACATTGTTCCCGAAAAAGCTGATAAATCAATATTCTCCGCATTACCTGTATTCGGACTTGCAATTGTGTGCACTGCAGCTTTATATTTACCGGTATGGCATTATTGCACAAAGGTTTCTTTTAATTCTTTCCCGGGAGACTTGATAGTAGTTGCTTTCTTGTTAAGCTTGCCAACTTTGATTTTCTTTCTTGCAGGATGGCATTCAACTAACTTTTTTGCTACGATAGGCGCGGTTCGTGTTCTGACAATGCTTTTTGGATATGAAGTGCCTTTATTGCTTGCGCTTTTAAGTCCTGCAATTCTGGCTGATTCCTGGCGTTTATCTGAAATAGCAGCTTTTTATCAGGCGAATCCTTTCCTGTTGTTAGCGAATATACTAGGCTTTTGTATTGCCGTTATCACCTTACAGGCAAAACTCGAAAGAGTACCGTTTGATATACCTCATGCAGAGACCGAAATCGTTGGAGGAGTTTTTACGGAATATTCGGGTAAGAAATTAGCTTTCTTCAGGTTATTATCGGATATAGAAATGGTCGTAGGAGCGGGACTAATTGCCACTGTATTTATGGGCGGTTTTCCCGGGGGATTATGGTGGGGACTATTGAATTTTGTCATAAAGACAATGGTTATTATTTTCCTATTGTCTGCTATGAGAGCAGCATGTTCAAGAATCCGTATAGACCAGATGGTAAGTTTTAGCTGGCATTATTTGGCGCCATTAGCCGTACTTCAAATATTTATCGTTATAATCTTAAAAGGATTTCTAAGATGA
- a CDS encoding nickel-dependent hydrogenase large subunit: MEEFTVPIGPQHPALKEPISLRMTFDGEVVKHVDVRLGYNHRGMEKMAEERSYIQNLYLTERICGICSHSHTTCFAQGVEKLMEIEPPRRGLYIRTLVAEIERVHSHLLWLGVAGHEAGFDTFFMYTWRDREIVMDILESISGNRVHYAINTFGGVRRDISEAQKQTILDSLGLLKQRTEYYTDIGTTEPTFVARIKGVGKLSKELALSLCAVGPTLRASNVKSDVRKDDPYAVYNEIPFEVCTADTGDVFGRVVVRVNELFECYKMIEFMLKNLPAGDIAVKAPRRVKENEVVSRYEAPRGENLHYIKSNGTDKPERLKVRAPTLANYPATVEMLKGCFIADIPLIFAAIDPCICCAERMVELVNVKNGEASVVSFSDLKKLASVQYKKCGNKPEPISIAKQLQKIRRKS; the protein is encoded by the coding sequence CTCTTAAAGAACCGATAAGTTTGCGTATGACTTTTGACGGGGAAGTGGTAAAACATGTTGATGTTCGTCTTGGCTACAATCATCGTGGAATGGAAAAAATGGCGGAAGAAAGGTCTTACATACAAAACTTATACCTCACGGAAAGAATTTGTGGAATATGCTCACACTCTCACACGACCTGCTTTGCGCAGGGCGTAGAAAAACTTATGGAAATAGAACCTCCGAGAAGAGGTTTATACATAAGAACATTGGTTGCGGAAATAGAAAGAGTCCATAGTCACTTGTTATGGCTCGGCGTTGCGGGTCACGAAGCCGGGTTTGACACTTTCTTTATGTACACATGGAGAGACCGTGAAATAGTTATGGACATTCTTGAAAGCATTTCCGGCAACCGTGTTCATTATGCAATAAATACTTTTGGCGGAGTAAGAAGAGATATTTCAGAAGCACAAAAACAAACAATTCTTGATTCGTTGGGTTTATTAAAACAAAGAACGGAATATTATACTGATATAGGAACAACAGAACCAACTTTTGTTGCAAGGATTAAAGGGGTCGGCAAATTATCAAAAGAGCTGGCGCTTTCTTTATGTGCGGTAGGGCCTACTTTACGTGCTTCTAACGTAAAGAGTGATGTCCGCAAAGATGACCCTTATGCAGTTTATAACGAGATTCCTTTTGAAGTGTGCACTGCCGATACAGGAGATGTTTTTGGTAGGGTTGTGGTAAGAGTTAATGAATTATTTGAATGTTATAAAATGATAGAGTTTATGCTTAAAAATTTACCTGCGGGCGATATAGCAGTAAAAGCCCCGAGAAGGGTTAAGGAAAACGAAGTTGTTAGCAGATACGAAGCACCCCGAGGAGAAAATCTTCATTACATCAAAAGCAACGGCACCGATAAACCGGAAAGGTTAAAAGTCAGAGCTCCGACTTTAGCCAATTATCCTGCTACAGTTGAGATGTTGAAAGGATGTTTTATTGCGGATATTCCTTTAATATTTGCGGCGATTGACCCTTGCATATGTTGTGCTGAGAGAATGGTAGAGCTTGTTAATGTAAAAAATGGCGAAGCAAGTGTGGTAAGTTTTAGCGATTTAAAAAAATTAGCTTCCGTACAATATAAAAAATGCGGTAACAAACCAGAACCGATTAGTATAGCCAAACAACTGCAAAAAATCAGAAGAAAGAGTTAA